DNA from Corvus moneduloides isolate bCorMon1 chromosome 8, bCorMon1.pri, whole genome shotgun sequence:
AATAgtaacttattttcttttagcataaaagctctgatttttttagtgCTTAAATGTTCCTCATTCAATGAGGTGGttgttatttctgtatttacattGTACTGCACAGACACCAGCAAATCAAATATAAGCAAAGAAAGCTCTGTTTGCATAACTATAATTTTGTTCCCTACTCTGCAAATTAACACTGCATGTGGATTCATTTCActattttatttcctcaaaaATAGGTTGACAAGGGCTAGGTTGAGTTTTCAAAAGTTAAAACTCACTCAGACTCTtgtaaacattttatatttttttcgCAAAGCATCTATTATAAATTATTGTAAACAGTGATTTcctgaaagaaattaatgtaaACTCAAAAGGAAATGGATATAAGTGAACTATCATTCCCTTCTTGATCCAACCTGCCCAGTCCCTTGGTGACATCTGTGTGCACTCTAATTATGAGAAGTCATGTGCCGGGATAAATGATGGCGTTCTCGGAAGTACTCATGGCAAATGGGACACGTCAGCTTCTCCTCTCGTCTCCTCTTGCACTGAGATTCAGTTGAGGAGTATTCTTTTTTGTGATGTGACCGCATGTGGAAGACTAAATCAGATGTCATGCGAAAGGACAGGTTGCATTTGGCACACCAGTTCTGGGCAGCCACTCCAAAAGATGTGAAGGTGGGAGGAAGAAGAGtcaaggaagaggaagaggaggaggaggaggaggaggaggaagaggaagtgGTGGTTGTGTTTTGTAGCTGTCCTCCTGCTTGCTTGGGCCACGGTTCTGAGGTATATGGGAAAACATTGCTCTGAGTGATGCTTGTCTGCAGCATCTGAGCATTACACAAATCACTGACAAAGAACTTGGAATTGAGAAGAGTGCTGCAGCACATGATGTCTGTGGTGGCAATGAAGCCAGACAGCTCCCCCAGGCTCTTTGCTGACTCACTCATGGGATGAGAAGAATTTACTGCAGCTCTTTCTATTACACACTTATTGGGTTTGCTGAAAGCACTCTTCTGTTCTCCTCGAGCTCTGGTGGGCCAAACAAAGGAGAATGCACTGCCAGAGGAGTTTAGCAACACCTCCTTTGATACCTGCTCTTTACCAAGTGGGACTGTGCCATCCTCCTGTTCTGGCTCCTGCAGTCTCTCATTCCTCAGCTTCTCTTTCATCCTCCTGACCTCAGTGAAAGCACTCTGCTTCTGCTCCAAAGCATCCTTCCTAGCTGACTGCCTCCCTGAACTAAGCTTCCAGAAAGAACCAGCCAATGCATGCTCTCCCACAACCTCCTCCTTGCCCCCACAGTTACGTTCCTCAGTCAAATTATTGGTTTTCTCCAACAACACTGTTTTCCTGCTCCTGTTGTTCTCAGCCTCTTCAGATTTTGCTCTCCTTTCTCCAATAAGACCATGTGCATCATCTTTACAAGCTGCCATTTTGACTTCCAGGTCCCTTGCCAGACTGTGGAAATTCGTGGTCTGCTCAGCTAGGTTGCTCTTTTCAGTTTTAGGATTCTGGAAGTTTCTCCACAGCAGAGCGTTCTTCTCTGGGACACAGAGGAAGCGGACATGGGACAGATAGGAATGCTCACATTTAAAGACTCGGTCGCATTCTTGGCATCTCAACTCTGCAGAAACAGACAAGTGATGAGTTTTGCAAAGGTGGAATCATGGATGGATGCAGATCCTGATCCTGTCATTGacacaaaaaaccagaaacaccTCTTGTGTCACACAAGGTTACACACGGTAAAACTAATGCAAGTGCAGAATCAGGTCCCTACCTGCTATGCAAAATGGTTCACTCTTATTTGCTTCCCTGCTTCCATGCTACtgccagaaattatttcatttagaCTCTCAACTCTAGATTTTATTacataaaatgtaattatattacataaaattacataaaatggCCAGGACACCATGATCTAGATAAAACCATTTAGACTTTATAATGATTTGAAGTCTAAACCCAGATTTGGGTCTACATTTCTTAACTAAGTCACTGGCTTTAATTCAGGATGAATGTTAAATGCTATATATCCAAGCAATAATGAGTTTTAGACCAGGATTCAAAGATTTTGACACGAGCCTCTATTTTCAGGATACTCTGGAAGTTTAATACCGTTCAAAAATCATCTGACCTTAATGCCTGAAGCCCTGACTCATGCTCATTTGGCAAGCTGTTATATGCCTTAAGGCACAGatgtctgcagcacagaaaatgatGTTCAAAGTGAAACAACGCCAGTGATGGGCAGGAGGAATAAGGAACACTCTTTCCTTTTGGCCTTCAGACCTACTGCACCTCTGGCTCATTGGGATGATTGATTGCCCATGAACAGATGATACCAAATTCAGCAATCAACACAGATATGGTACATCTTAACCTTTGTAAACTATATCCATGCTATATTATTTCACAACacagcagttttaaaatgcCAAGTGATGCCAGACAGCACCTGAGGCCTGGGATATATAGGAAAGTTCATAAACTGGTTGGGTAGAACTAAAAATTCCTAATTTGGGACTCAGCACAGCTTAGATCACTTTACAAACTACAGAAGCTGAActttttataagaaaataagGCTGCTGAAATGGGTGGAACATTATATCTGTGAGATTAAAGTCTTGAGTGTAGATATAGTGTCTCTTGTGCAAGCAACACCCTTTCCTGGTAAATCCAAAGGCCTGGCAGTGTGTGTCTACACAGAAACTAACAGAATGCACTGAAACCAGCTGGAATTATTTAGTTGGTTCCTGCTATGAATGTGTCTGTATTAATTTAATACTAACTTACAGACAAGCACATTACCACGTAAATTTGCTAACTCATATCTTTACCAGCCTACGCCTTTACCAACCAATCTATACAAGCTTTGTTTGAATCAACTAAAGGGAATGTAGAAATGGTTCTGTTCCAGTCTAACTAGATGAGGTTTGGAGCAAATGACAGCTGGAGTCAGACTTGGCATGGACCTGACTGACTTGCTTGGTGTCTCTGTAACCTGGATTTTTAGTTTTGTAACAACTTCCAGGTCAATTTCTTTTGGAGCAATGAATTTCCAGcaacatttcagaaatgaaagcttgcccttttcctcatttccacTGTGTCCCACACTAAATAGGCAGGCTATGCTGTATGCAGTGCTGTTaggtttatgtatttttaaagcccTGCTCATTTACAAGATTAAAGCTGAACACTAGCCTATACCTCATTTCTCAATGAGCTAAAAAAGGCCTATTTCCAACTGATACTTTAGACTTTTAGGATTCTGAGTTATCCAAATGCATAGATTTCCATTGCATAGCTCAAAAATTTCAGCATGAATCCCTAGTGCACCATCCTCTGCTAGGAAGTAGCAATGAGAATGGCATTAAGAACTGCAAATTGCTTCTTACTCTGTGCCTCCAGCTCAAACCCCAAAGCAAAAGGTCTTTTCTCTTAGCTGACCAGCTAAGGATTTAGACAGGGTTTGTATTACAAGACAAGCACATACTAAGGAAGATGAGGACTCACTTCTGTCCTCAGTGACCCCTGCAGCCAGCAATTTGGTACTTACCATTCTGGGGACTCTGAGCTTTTATCTCATTGAAACCCAAGAGGCTGGAAAGCTCCTCATCATACCAGACAAGcagttcttcatttttattgattttccTGGTGGAGCGATAGTATAACTGACTGTTTTCTAAGTAAGCTTCCAAGTTCTGCTCCTTGCTATTGGCAGCTGCTTGTACAAGTCTCATCCAAGGCAGTCCTGTGGGACTGTGCACAGATGTAACATCTACCTGTGAGACAGGACACAAAGAAGGCAAGTTACAGGTCTTGAGGCCCAAAGCAAGATTTTCATCCAATCCAAGAACAAAGCCTGTTTTCTGCCTCACACTGAGCACATATGACAAAGCTGTGAGCCCAGCACATCTGCCAGTGCCACCAAATCCAAAGGCATC
Protein-coding regions in this window:
- the ZNF488 gene encoding zinc finger protein 488 isoform X2, which produces MELTSLPKFLWTSDNKLLHHHFPDILATVHTTQDIPEEVVFGPCMLQNTLLDTVAFIALKCSDRRTIHYVFKVDVTSVHSPTGLPWMRLVQAAANSKEQNLEAYLENSQLYYRSTRKINKNEELLVWYDEELSSLLGFNEIKAQSPQNELRCQECDRVFKCEHSYLSHVRFLCVPEKNALLWRNFQNPKTEKSNLAEQTTNFHSLARDLEVKMAACKDDAHGLIGERRAKSEEAENNRSRKTVLLEKTNNLTEERNCGGKEEVVGEHALAGSFWKLSSGRQSARKDALEQKQSAFTEVRRMKEKLRNERLQEPEQEDGTVPLGKEQVSKEVLLNSSGSAFSFVWPTRARGEQKSAFSKPNKCVIERAAVNSSHPMSESAKSLGELSGFIATTDIMCCSTLLNSKFFVSDLCNAQMLQTSITQSNVFPYTSEPWPKQAGGQLQNTTTTSSSSSSSSSSSSSSLTLLPPTFTSFGVAAQNWCAKCNLSFRMTSDLVFHMRSHHKKEYSSTESQCKRRREEKLTCPICHEYFRERHHLSRHMTSHN
- the ZNF488 gene encoding zinc finger protein 488 isoform X1, which produces MFSWKTHYFRFIMELTSLPKFLWTSDNKLLHHHFPDILATVHTTQDIPEEVVFGPCMLQNTLLDTVAFIALKCSDRRTIHYVFKVDVTSVHSPTGLPWMRLVQAAANSKEQNLEAYLENSQLYYRSTRKINKNEELLVWYDEELSSLLGFNEIKAQSPQNELRCQECDRVFKCEHSYLSHVRFLCVPEKNALLWRNFQNPKTEKSNLAEQTTNFHSLARDLEVKMAACKDDAHGLIGERRAKSEEAENNRSRKTVLLEKTNNLTEERNCGGKEEVVGEHALAGSFWKLSSGRQSARKDALEQKQSAFTEVRRMKEKLRNERLQEPEQEDGTVPLGKEQVSKEVLLNSSGSAFSFVWPTRARGEQKSAFSKPNKCVIERAAVNSSHPMSESAKSLGELSGFIATTDIMCCSTLLNSKFFVSDLCNAQMLQTSITQSNVFPYTSEPWPKQAGGQLQNTTTTSSSSSSSSSSSSSSLTLLPPTFTSFGVAAQNWCAKCNLSFRMTSDLVFHMRSHHKKEYSSTESQCKRRREEKLTCPICHEYFRERHHLSRHMTSHN